From Coffea arabica cultivar ET-39 chromosome 10e, Coffea Arabica ET-39 HiFi, whole genome shotgun sequence, one genomic window encodes:
- the LOC113712097 gene encoding dynamin-2A, translating into MDAIEELSQLSDSIKQASALLADEDVDEATSSSSKRPSTFLNVVALGNTGSGKSAVLNSLIGHPALPTGEGGATRAPICIDLKRDGSLNSKSIILQIDSKSQPVSASALRHSLQDRLSKISSKSRDEIYLKLRTSTAPSLKLIDLPGVDKGNLDDSLGEYAERNDAILLVVIPAAQAPEVASTKAVRLAKEFDGECTRTVGVISKIDQAASDPKILAAVQALLLGQGPRTTADIPWVALIGQSVSIASAQSGSAGVDNSLETAWRAESESLKSLLTGAPQSKLGRLALVETLAHQIRSRMRVRLPNLLQGLQGKSQVVQDELVRLGEQMVDSAEGTRALALELCREFEDKFLQHITSGEGDGWKVVASFEGNFPNRIKQLPLDRHFDINNVKRIVLEADGYQPYLISPEKGLRSLIKIVLEMAKEPSRLCVDEVHRVLVDIVSSSVNATPGLGRYPPFKREVVAIATDALDGFKNEAKKMVVALVDMERAFVPPQHFIRLVQRRMDRQRREEELKGRSSKKAADAEQSILNRATSPQTGGQQAGGSLKSMKDKSGQQDKDAQEGPALKTAGAEGEITAGFLLKRSAKTNGWSRRWFVLNEKTGKLGYTKKQEERHFRGVITLEECNLEEVDDDEAPPPPKSSKDKKANGPDAAKGPSLVFKITSRVPYKTVLKAHSAVVLKAESMADKTEWLNKLRNVISSKGGQVKGESGPPIRQSLSDGSLETMTRRPADPEEELRWMAQEVRGYVEAVLNSLAANVPKAVVLCQVEKAKEDMLTKLYSSISSQSTAKIEELLQEDQNVKRRRERFQKQSSLLSKLTRQLSIHDNRAAAAASYANGSGAESSPTTSGPSSGDEWRTAFDAAANGPTDSYDDSRYGSNGHSRRYSDSAQNGDVSSSSGSGRRTTPNRLPPAPPSSGSGYRF; encoded by the exons ATGGACGCGATCGAGGAGTTGTCTCAGCTGTCAGACTCGATAAAGCAAGCGTCGGCCTTGTTAGCCGATGAGGATGTTGATGAAGCCACGTCGTCGTCGTCTAAACGGCCGTCCACTTTTCTCAATGTCGTTGCTCTCGGCAACACC GGTTCAGGTAAATCGGCTGTGTTAAACAGTTTAATTGGACATCCGGCTTTG CCGACTGGTGAAGGTGGTGCTACTCGTGCTCCTATATGCATTGATTTGAAACGGGATGGTTCTTTGAACAGCAAATCGATAATTTTGCAGATTGACAGCAAATCTCAACCAGTTTCTGCAA GTGCTCTTCGTCATTCTTTACAAGACAGACTGAGCAAAATTTCAAGTAAAAGTCGTGATGAGATATATTTGAAGCTTCGAACAAGCACAG CTCCTTCATTGAAATTGATTGATTTGCCTGGAGTGGATAAGGGGAACCTTGATGACTCATTG GGTGAATATGCTGAACGTAATGATGCCATCTTGCTTGTGGTAATACCTGCAGCACAGGCACCGGAAGTTGCCTCAACTAAAGCTGTCAGACTTGCGAAAGAATTTGATGGAGAAT GTACAAGAACTGTTGGTGTCATTAGTAAAATAGATCAAGCAGCTTCAGATCCAAAAATCCTTGCTGCTGTTCAGGCTCTTTTGTTGGGTCAAGGACCACGGACTACAGCTGATATCCCCTGGGTTGCATTAATTGGTCAATCTGTGTCTATTGCCTCTGCTCAGTCAGGGAGTGCTGGAGTTGACAACTCATTGGAAACTGCCTGGCGTGCTGAGAGTGAGAGCCTTAAATCTTTATTGACTGGAGCCCCTCAAAGCAAGCTTGGTAGATTAGCTTTGGTAGAGACTTTAGCTCACCAGATTCGCAGTCGGATGAGAGTCAGGCTTCCTAATCTCCTCCAAGG CCTTCAAGGAAAGTCTCAAGTTGTACAGGATGAATTGGTAAGGCTTGGGGAACAGATGGTTGATAGTGCTGAAGGTACCAGGGCCTTGGCTTTGGAGCTTTGCCGTGAATTTGAGGACAAGTTTCTCCAGCATATTACAAGTGGAGAG GGTGATGGTTGGAAAGTTGTTGCTAGTTTTGAGGGCAACTTTCCAAACAGGATAAAACAACTCCCTTTAGATCGACATTTTGACATAAATAATGTTAAGAGG ATTGTTCTGGAGGCAGATGGTTATCAACCTTACCTTATTTCTCCAGAGAAAGGGTTGAGATCTTTAATAAAGATTGTTTTAGAGATGGCAAAAGAACCTTCCCGACTTTGTGTCGATGAG GTGCACCGTGTACTTGTCGACATTGTATCATCTTCCGTCAATGCGACTCCAGGTCTTGGAAGATATCCTCCTTTTAAGCGAGAG GTTGTAGCGATTGCCACTGATGCTTTGGATGGGTTCAAGAATGAGGCTAAGAAGATGGTTGTTGCTCTTGTTGACATGGAGCGAGCATTTGTTCCCCCTCAACATTTTATTCGTTTGGTGCAGAGGCG AATGGATAGACAACGGCGTGAAGAAGAGCTGAAAGGTCGATCTTCTAAAAAAGCAGCGGATGCAGAGCAATCAATATTGAATAGG GCAACTAGTCCCCAAACTGGAGGGCAACAAGCTGGGGGGAGCTTAAAGTCAATGAAGGATAAATCTGGTCAGCAAGACAAAGATGCCCAAGAAGGACCAGCGTTGAAGACTGCTGGGGCTGAGGGAGAGATAACAGCAG GGTTCTTGTTGAAGAGAAGTGCTAAAACAAATGGATGGAGCAGGCGATGGTTTGTTTTAAATGAAAAAACTGGAAAG ctTGGATATACCAAAAAACAAGAAGAGCGGCATTTTCGTGGTGTGATTACTTTAGAG GAATGTAACCTTGAAGAAGTTGATGATGACGAAGCTCCTCCCCCACCCAAAAGTTCCAAGGATAAGAAGGCTAATGGGCCTGATGCTGCAAAAGGACCTAGTCTTGTATTCAAAATAACGAGCAGGGTTCCATACAAAACTGTTCTAAAAG CTCACAGTGCTGTTGTTTTAAAGGCCGAGAGTATGGCAGATAAGACTGAGTGGCTGAACAAATTGAGAAATGTTATTAGTTCAAAAGGTGGTCAAGTGAAGGGCGAATCTGGACCTCCGATCCGCCAAAGTCTTTCTGATGGTTCTCTT GAAACCATGACGAGGAGACCTGCAGATCCTGAAGAAGAACTTCGGTGGATGGCTCAAGAAGTTCGTGGTTATGTTGAAGCAGTTCTAAACAGTCTTGCTGCCAATGTCCCAAAA GCGGTTGTTCTTTGCCAAGTAGAAAAGGCAAAAGAAGATATGCTTACGAAGTTGTACAGTTCTATCAG TTCCCAAAGTACAGCAAAGATTGAAGAGCTGCTTCAGGAGGATCAGAATGTAAAACGCAGGAGGGAACGCTTTCAAAAGCAATCTTCTCTTCTTTCAAAGCTTACCAGGCAGCTCAGCATTCATGATAATcgagctgctgctgctgcaagTTATGCAAATGGCAGTGGAGCAG AAAGTAGTCCTACCACTTCTGGACCTTCATCTGGTGATGAGTGGAGAACTGCTTTTGATGCTGCTGCCAATGGTCCCACGGACTCTTATGATGACTCGAGATATGGATCCAATGGCCACAGTCGTCGGTACAGTGACTCTGCTCAAAATGGTGATGTTAGCTCCAGTTCCGGTTCCGGCCGCCGCACAACTCCTAATCGATTACCACCTGCACCGCCATCATCTGGTTCCGGCTATAGATTTTAG